The DNA sequence CGCTGGATTTCTATGAAGAGGACGCGGAACAGATCGCGCGCAAGGCCATGCAGGTGGCCGCCGATATCTGCGTCTTCACCAATGACCGCGTGACGGTTGAAAGCATCTGACGGACATGACCGACAATTTGACACCCAAGGCGATCGTCGCCGCGCTCGACGAGCATATCATCGGCCAGGCGGAGGCGAAGCGCGCCGTAGCCGTGGCCCTGCGCAACCGCTGGCGGCGCCAGAAGCTGTCGCCCGATCTGCGCGACGAGGTGACGCCCAAGAATATCCTGATGATCGGCCCCACCGGCTGCGGCAAGACCGAGATCAGCCGCCGGCTGGCGAAGCTGGCCGACGCCCCCTTTGTGAAGGTGGAAGCGACCAAGTTCACCGAAGTCGGCTATGTCGGCCGTGACGTGGAGCAGATTGCCCGCGACCTGGTGGAAGAGGCGATCCGGCTGGAGAAGGACCGCCGCCGCGAAGCGGTGCGCGAAGCGGCCAGCAAGGCGGCGATGGAACGGCTGCTGAATGCGCTGGTGGGCGACGGTGCATCCGAAGCCACGCGCGAAAGCTTCCGCCAGCGCGTGGTGCAGAACGCCATGAATGATGTCGAAGTGGAGATCGAAGTCGAGGAAGCCCCCGGCATGCCGATGGAGATTCCCGGCATGGGCGGCAATGTCGGCATGATCAATCTCAGCGACATGATGGGCAAGGCCTTCGGCAAGCAGAACCTCAAGCGCCGCAAGCTCAAGGTGCCCGATGCGTGGGACAAGCTGGTGGAGGAAGAGGCCGAGAAGCGGATGGACCAGGATGACGTGGCCCGCACCGCGCTGGCCAATGCCGAAACCAACGGCATCGTGTTCCTGGACGAGATCGACAAGATCGCCGTCAGCGATGTGCGCGGTGGCTCCGTCAGCCGCGAAGGCGTGCAGCGCGATCTGCTGCCGCTGATCGAAGGCACGACGGTGGCGACCAAATACGGCCCGATGAAGACCGACCATGTGCTGTTCATCGCCAGCGGCGCCTTCCATGTGGCGAAGCCCAGCGACATGCTGCCCGAACTGCAGGGCCGCCTGCCGATCCGGGTGGAGCTGAAGGCGCTGACCGAGAAGGACTTCGTGTCCATCCTCACCGATACGCGCGCCAATCTGGTGCAGCAGTATCGCGCGCTGATCGGAACGGAAGAGGTGACGGTGGAAATGGGCGCGGAAGCCGTGGCCGAAGTCGCCCGCATCGCCGCGCAGGTGAACGAAAGCGTTGAGAATATCGGCGCGCGCCGCCTGCAGACGGTGATGGAAAAGCTGTTCGAGGAACTGAGCTTCGAGGCGGAGGACCGCAAGGGCGAGACCGTGACGATCGACGCCGCCTATGTGAAGGACAAGCTCGCCGGCCTCGCCAGCGATGCCGATCTCAGCAAATATATCCTGTGACGGAGATCATTCGATGAGCAATTCGCCGCCCGATGGGAAGCTGCCCTATCGCTGCCTTACGGGCCCGGATGACGACAGCTTCTGCGCCCGCGTGTCCGAAGCGCTGCGGCAGGGCTGGCGGCTGCATGGCTCGCCCGCGCTGACCTATAATGGCGATCGGGTGATCGTGGCGCAGGCGGTGGTCTGGCCGGGCTACGAGGGCTGAGGGGGCGCCGCGTTCGCGCCCGCCGCCGGCATTCCTATTCGGGATACCAGTAGCGGGCGTGGCAGCTTTCGCAGACCAGATCCATGCCGGCCACCAGCTCGCCCGCGGTGGCGGCATCGCGGGCCTTGGCGGCAGTGACCAGCCGGTCTGCATGGTCGGCCTGTTCCAGCGCCAGTTCCTTCAGCCCGTCGGTGTCGGCGTCGATATAGCGCTGCACATCGGCCATCGAAATCTCGCCCTCGGCGGTTTCCATATTGCCGGGCATGGCCGCGCTGATCCGATCCGCCGCGGCGATGGTGCGGCTGGCGGCGGCGAGTGAGCCGGCGGCGGCGGCAAGGCGATCCCAGCGCGCCTGATCCATCTTTGCCGGATCGATGCCGCCTTCGTCATTCATGGCGTTGTTGCCGACATCCCATATTTCCAGGATCGCCGGGTTCACATCCGCCTGCATCAGCTGGCGG is a window from the Altererythrobacter sp. B11 genome containing:
- the hslU gene encoding ATP-dependent protease ATPase subunit HslU, whose amino-acid sequence is MTDNLTPKAIVAALDEHIIGQAEAKRAVAVALRNRWRRQKLSPDLRDEVTPKNILMIGPTGCGKTEISRRLAKLADAPFVKVEATKFTEVGYVGRDVEQIARDLVEEAIRLEKDRRREAVREAASKAAMERLLNALVGDGASEATRESFRQRVVQNAMNDVEVEIEVEEAPGMPMEIPGMGGNVGMINLSDMMGKAFGKQNLKRRKLKVPDAWDKLVEEEAEKRMDQDDVARTALANAETNGIVFLDEIDKIAVSDVRGGSVSREGVQRDLLPLIEGTTVATKYGPMKTDHVLFIASGAFHVAKPSDMLPELQGRLPIRVELKALTEKDFVSILTDTRANLVQQYRALIGTEEVTVEMGAEAVAEVARIAAQVNESVENIGARRLQTVMEKLFEELSFEAEDRKGETVTIDAAYVKDKLAGLASDADLSKYIL
- a CDS encoding DUF1737 domain-containing protein; the encoded protein is MSNSPPDGKLPYRCLTGPDDDSFCARVSEALRQGWRLHGSPALTYNGDRVIVAQAVVWPGYEG